One window of the Bos indicus isolate NIAB-ARS_2022 breed Sahiwal x Tharparkar chromosome 15, NIAB-ARS_B.indTharparkar_mat_pri_1.0, whole genome shotgun sequence genome contains the following:
- the DGKZ gene encoding diacylglycerol kinase zeta isoform X2 has protein sequence MAEGPGGGGPRGDGAGGGRAAEEEVVRRRCRRGQEAEAPRDRAAGPPVEERFGQMHLRKQVSYSHPPAPAMETFIKRHFQRKAPGPGEGPRRPSGVGLPTSKARRRSPAGQASSSLAQRRRSSAQLQGCLLGCGVGAPRPGRRRRSSTAPPACNPRFAVEEVPTQPQPAVVGPQLLVAPLLLAGLVGMEDEEGLQKEDVRVALPSAAQPGSGTPGPSPPPPRSALPLLPVPRWRRRRASSQLLPADVVKDHGLWGLHGHYRRLSQPRPVSQNPTPGGRRASGTAAGLGMPARVRPLCRRRQVALRRKSAGPQTWSALLAKAITKSGLQHLAPPPPAPGAPCSEPERQIRSTVDWSESATYGEHIWFETNVSGDFCYVGEQYCVAKMLQKSVSRRKCAACKIVVHTPCIEQLEKINFRCKPSFRESGSRNVREPTFVRHHWVHRRRQDGKCRHCGKGFQQKFTFHSKEIVAISCSWCKQAYHSKVSCFMLQQIEEPCSLGVHAAVVIPPTWILRARRPQNTLKASKKKKRASFKRKSSKKGPEEGRWRPFIIRPTPSPLMKPLLVFVNPKSGGNQGAKIIQSFLWYLNPRQVFDLSQGGPREALEMYRRVHNLRILACGGDGTVGWILSTLDQLRLKPPPPVAILPLGTGNDLARTLNWGGGYTDEPVSKILSHVEEGNVVQLDRWDLHAEPNPEAGPEERDEGATDQLPLDVFNNYFSLGFDAHVTLEFHESREANPEKFNSRFRNKMFYAGTAFSDFLMGSSKDLAKHIRVVCDGTDLTPKIQDLKPQCIVFLNIPRYCAGTMPWGHPGEHHDFEPQRHDDGYLEVIGFTMTSLAALQVGGHGERLTQCREVLLTTSKAIPVQVDGEPCKLAASRIRIALRNQATMVQKAKRRSAAPLHSDQQPVPEQLRVQVSRVSMHDYEALHYDKEQLKEASVPLGTVVVPGDSDLELCRAHIERLRQEPEGAGAKSPMCQKLSPKWCFLDATTASRFYRIDRAQEHLNYVTEIAQDEIYILDPELLGASARPDLPTPTSPLPTSPCSPTSRSLPGDAAPPTGEELIEAAKRNDFCKLQELHRAGGDLMHRDERSRTLLHHAVSTGSKEVVRYLLEHAPTEILDAVEENGETCLHQAAALGQRTICHYIVEAGASLMKTDQQGDTPRQRAEKAQDTELAAYLENRQHYQMIQREDQETAV, from the exons ATGGCCGAGGGGCCGGGCGGCGGAGGGCCCCGCGGGGACGGGGCTGGTGGCGGCCGGGCGGCCGAGGAGGAGGTGGTGCGAAGGCGCTGCCGGCGAGGCCAGGAGGCCGAGGCACCCCGGGACCGGGCCGCCGGACCCCCTGTGGAGGAGCGGTTCGGCCAGATGCACCTACGGAAACAGGTGTCTTACAG CCACCCGCCTGCCCCTGCCATGGAGACCTTCATTAAGAGACACTTCCAGCGGAAGGCGCCTGGCCCAGGGGAGGGGCCGAGGCGGCCCAGCGGTGTGGGGCTGCCCACAAGCAAGGCCCGGCGCCGCTCGCCCGCGGGGCAGGCCTCCTCCTCGCTGGCACAGCGGCGGCGCTCTAGCGCGCAGCTCCagggctgtctcctgggctgtggGGTAGGGGCCCCGCGCCCCGGCCGCCGCCGGCGCTCCAGCACCGCGCCCCCCGCCTGCAATCCCCGCTTTGCCGTGGAGGAGGTGCCCACCCAGCCGCAGCCAGCCGTGGTGGGGCCCCAGCTTTTGGTGGCACCCCTGCTGTTGGCTGGGCTCGTGGGCATGGAAGACGAGGAGGGCTTGCAGAAGGAGGATGTGAGGGTCGCGTTGCCGAGTGCCGCCCAGCCGGGCTCCGGGACCCCAGGGCCATCCCCACCGCCGCCCCGCAGCGCGCTGCCCCTGCTGCCCGTTCCGCGCTGGCGCCGGCGCCGGGcctcctcccagctgctgcccgCAGACGTGGTGAAAGACCATGGGCTCTGGGGCCTGCACGGTCACTACCGACGCCTCAGCCAGCCGCGGCCCGTGAGCCAGAACCCCACCCCAGGGGGTCGAAGAGCCTCGGGTACCGCAGCCGGCCTCGGGATGCCCGCCCGCGTGCGCCCGCTGTGCCGCCGGCGGCAGGTAGCCCTGCGGCGCAAGTCAGCCGGACCCCAGACCTGGAGTGCCCTGCTTGC GAAAGCCATCACCAAGTCGGGCCTCCAGCACCTGGcaccccctcctcctgctcctggggCCCCGTGCAGCGAGCCTGAGCGGCAGATCCGGAGCACCGTGGACTGGAGT GAGTCAGCGACGTATGGGGAACACATCTGGTTTGAGACCAACGTGTCCGGGGACTTCTGCTACGTCGGAGAGCAGTACTGCGTCGCCAAGATGCTG CAGAAATCAGTGTCCCGGAGAAAGTGTGCAGCCTGCAAGATTGTGGTCCACACACCCTGCATTGAGCAGCTCGAGAAG ATAAATTTCCGCTGTAAGCCATCCTTCCGTGAATCGGGCTCCAGGAACGTCCGTGAG CCAACCTTCGTGCGGCACCACTGGGTACACCGGCGACGCCAGGACGGCAAGTGTCGGCACTGCGGGAAG GGCTTCCAGCAGAAGTTCACCTTCCACAGCAAGGAGATCGTGGCCATCAGCTGCTCCTGGTGCAAGCAAGCA tacCACAGCAAGGTGTCCTGCTTCATGCTGCAGCAGATCGAGGAGCCGTGCTCCCTGGGGGTCCACGCCGCTGTGGTCATCCCCCCCACCTGGATCCTCCGGGCCCGCAGGCCCCAG AACACCCTCAAAGccagcaagaagaaaaaaagagcatcCTTCAAGAGGAAGTCTAGCAAGAAAGGGCCTGAG GAGGGCCGCTGGAGACCCTTCATCATCAGGCCTACCCCGTCCCCCCTCATGAAGCCCCTGCTGGTGTTCGTGAACCCCAAGAGTGGGGGCAACCAG GGCGCCAAGATCATCCAGTCCTTCCTCTGGTATCTGAATCCCCGGCAAGTCTTTGACCTGAGCCAGGGGGGCCCCAGGGAGGC GCTGGAGATGTATCGCCGAGTGCACAACCTGCGGATCCTGGCCTGCGGGGGTGACGGCACG GTCGGCTGGATCCTCTCCACGCTGGACCAGCTGCGCTTGAAGCCGCCGCCGCCAGTCGCCATCCTGCCCCTGGGCACTGGCAATGACTTGGCCCGCACCCTCAACTGGGGCGGG ggCTACACTGACGAGCCTGTGTCCAAGATCCTGTCCCACGTGGAGGAGGGCAACGTGGTACAGCTGGACCGCTGGGACCTCCATGCGGAGCCCAACCCCGAGGCGGGGCCCGAGGAGCGAGATGAGGGGGCCACCGACCAG CTGCCTCTGGATGTCTTCAACAACTACTTCAGCCTGGGCTTTGACGCCCACGTCACCCTGGAGTTCCACGAGTCTCGAG AGGCCAACCCGGAGAAGTTCAACAGCCGCTTCCGGAATAAGATGTTCTACGCCGGG ACAGCCTTCTCTGACTTCCTGATGGGCAGCTCCAAGGACTTGGCCAAGCACATCCGCGTGGTG TGTGATGGGACTGACCTGACCCCCAAGATTCAGGACCTGAAACCCCAGTGCATTGTTTTCTTGAACATCCCCag GTACTGCGCGGGCACCATGCCCTGGGGCCACCCTGGGGAGCACCATGACTTTGAGCCCCAGCGGCACGACGATGGCTACCTCGAGGTCATCGGCTTTACCATGACCTCCCTG GCTGCGCTGCAGGTGGGCGGGCACGGCGAGCGGCTGACGCAGTGCCGAGAGGTGCTGCTCACCACGTCCAAAGCCATCCCGGTGCAGGTGGACGGTGAGCCCTGCAAGCTCGCAGCCTCGCGCATCCGCATTGCCCTGCGCAACCAGGCCACCATGGTGCAGAAGGCCAAGCGGCGGAGCGCCGCCCCCCTGCACAGCGA CCAGCAGCCGGTGCCGGAGCAGCTGCGAGTCCAGGTGAGCAGGGTCAGCATGCACGACTACGAGGCCCTGCACTACGACAAGGAGCAGCTCAAAGAGGCTT CTGTGCCGCTGGGTACTGTGGTGGTCCCAGGAGACAGCGACCTGGAGCTGTGCCGCGCTCACATCGAGAGGCTCCGGCAG GAGCCCGAAGGTGCTGGAGCCAAGTCCCCGATGTGCCAGAAACTGTCCCCCAAGTGGTGCTTCCTCGATG CCACCACTGCCAGCCGCTTCTACAGAATCGACAGGGCCCAG GAACACCTCAACTACGTGACCGAGATCGCACAGGACGAGATTTATATCCTGGACCCTGAGCTGCTGGGGGCATCTGCCCGTCctgacctccccacccccacgtcccctctccccacctcgcCCTGCTCCCCCACATCCCG GTCACTGCCAGGGGACGCTGCGCCCCCTACAG GTGAAGAGCTCATCGAGGCTGCAAAGAGGAACGATTTCTGTAAG ctccaGGAGCTGCACCGAGCTGGGGGTGACCTTATGCACCGTGATGAGCGGAGCCGCACGCTCCTGCACCACGCGGTCAGCACCGGCAGCAAGGAAGTGGTCCGCTACCTGCTGGAGCACG CGCCCACTGAGATCCTTGATGCCGTGGAGGAAAA CGGGGAGACCTGCCTGCACCAGGCGGCAGCCCTGGGCCAGCGCACCATCTGCCACTACATCGTGGAGGCCGGGGCCTCGCTCATGAAGACTGACCAGCAG GGTGACACTCCCCGGCAGAGAGCGGAGAAGGCTCAGGACACGGAACTGGCGGCGTACCTGGAAAACCGGCAGCATTACCAGATGATCCAGCGGGAGGACCAGGAGACAGCGGTGTGA
- the DGKZ gene encoding diacylglycerol kinase zeta isoform X7 translates to MAEGPGGGGPRGDGAGGGRAAEEEVVRRRCRRGQEAEAPRDRAAGPPVEERFGQMHLRKQVSYRKAITKSGLQHLAPPPPAPGAPCSEPERQIRSTVDWSESATYGEHIWFETNVSGDFCYVGEQYCVAKMLQKSVSRRKCAACKIVVHTPCIEQLEKINFRCKPSFRESGSRNVREPTFVRHHWVHRRRQDGKCRHCGKGFQQKFTFHSKEIVAISCSWCKQAYHSKVSCFMLQQIEEPCSLGVHAAVVIPPTWILRARRPQNTLKASKKKKRASFKRKSSKKGPEEGRWRPFIIRPTPSPLMKPLLVFVNPKSGGNQGAKIIQSFLWYLNPRQVFDLSQGGPREALEMYRRVHNLRILACGGDGTVGWILSTLDQLRLKPPPPVAILPLGTGNDLARTLNWGGGYTDEPVSKILSHVEEGNVVQLDRWDLHAEPNPEAGPEERDEGATDQLPLDVFNNYFSLGFDAHVTLEFHESREANPEKFNSRFRNKMFYAGTAFSDFLMGSSKDLAKHIRVVCDGTDLTPKIQDLKPQCIVFLNIPRYCAGTMPWGHPGEHHDFEPQRHDDGYLEVIGFTMTSLAALQVGGHGERLTQCREVLLTTSKAIPVQVDGEPCKLAASRIRIALRNQATMVQKAKRRSAAPLHSDQQPVPEQLRVQVSRVSMHDYEALHYDKEQLKEASVPLGTVVVPGDSDLELCRAHIERLRQEPEGAGAKSPMCQKLSPKWCFLDATTASRFYRIDRAQEHLNYVTEIAQDEIYILDPELLGASARPDLPTPTSPLPTSPCSPTSRSLPGDAAPPTGEELIEAAKRNDFCKLQELHRAGGDLMHRDERSRTLLHHAVSTGSKEVVRYLLEHAPTEILDAVEENGETCLHQAAALGQRTICHYIVEAGASLMKTDQQGDTPRQRAEKAQDTELAAYLENRQHYQMIQREDQETAV, encoded by the exons ATGGCCGAGGGGCCGGGCGGCGGAGGGCCCCGCGGGGACGGGGCTGGTGGCGGCCGGGCGGCCGAGGAGGAGGTGGTGCGAAGGCGCTGCCGGCGAGGCCAGGAGGCCGAGGCACCCCGGGACCGGGCCGCCGGACCCCCTGTGGAGGAGCGGTTCGGCCAGATGCACCTACGGAAACAGGTGTCTTACAG GAAAGCCATCACCAAGTCGGGCCTCCAGCACCTGGcaccccctcctcctgctcctggggCCCCGTGCAGCGAGCCTGAGCGGCAGATCCGGAGCACCGTGGACTGGAGT GAGTCAGCGACGTATGGGGAACACATCTGGTTTGAGACCAACGTGTCCGGGGACTTCTGCTACGTCGGAGAGCAGTACTGCGTCGCCAAGATGCTG CAGAAATCAGTGTCCCGGAGAAAGTGTGCAGCCTGCAAGATTGTGGTCCACACACCCTGCATTGAGCAGCTCGAGAAG ATAAATTTCCGCTGTAAGCCATCCTTCCGTGAATCGGGCTCCAGGAACGTCCGTGAG CCAACCTTCGTGCGGCACCACTGGGTACACCGGCGACGCCAGGACGGCAAGTGTCGGCACTGCGGGAAG GGCTTCCAGCAGAAGTTCACCTTCCACAGCAAGGAGATCGTGGCCATCAGCTGCTCCTGGTGCAAGCAAGCA tacCACAGCAAGGTGTCCTGCTTCATGCTGCAGCAGATCGAGGAGCCGTGCTCCCTGGGGGTCCACGCCGCTGTGGTCATCCCCCCCACCTGGATCCTCCGGGCCCGCAGGCCCCAG AACACCCTCAAAGccagcaagaagaaaaaaagagcatcCTTCAAGAGGAAGTCTAGCAAGAAAGGGCCTGAG GAGGGCCGCTGGAGACCCTTCATCATCAGGCCTACCCCGTCCCCCCTCATGAAGCCCCTGCTGGTGTTCGTGAACCCCAAGAGTGGGGGCAACCAG GGCGCCAAGATCATCCAGTCCTTCCTCTGGTATCTGAATCCCCGGCAAGTCTTTGACCTGAGCCAGGGGGGCCCCAGGGAGGC GCTGGAGATGTATCGCCGAGTGCACAACCTGCGGATCCTGGCCTGCGGGGGTGACGGCACG GTCGGCTGGATCCTCTCCACGCTGGACCAGCTGCGCTTGAAGCCGCCGCCGCCAGTCGCCATCCTGCCCCTGGGCACTGGCAATGACTTGGCCCGCACCCTCAACTGGGGCGGG ggCTACACTGACGAGCCTGTGTCCAAGATCCTGTCCCACGTGGAGGAGGGCAACGTGGTACAGCTGGACCGCTGGGACCTCCATGCGGAGCCCAACCCCGAGGCGGGGCCCGAGGAGCGAGATGAGGGGGCCACCGACCAG CTGCCTCTGGATGTCTTCAACAACTACTTCAGCCTGGGCTTTGACGCCCACGTCACCCTGGAGTTCCACGAGTCTCGAG AGGCCAACCCGGAGAAGTTCAACAGCCGCTTCCGGAATAAGATGTTCTACGCCGGG ACAGCCTTCTCTGACTTCCTGATGGGCAGCTCCAAGGACTTGGCCAAGCACATCCGCGTGGTG TGTGATGGGACTGACCTGACCCCCAAGATTCAGGACCTGAAACCCCAGTGCATTGTTTTCTTGAACATCCCCag GTACTGCGCGGGCACCATGCCCTGGGGCCACCCTGGGGAGCACCATGACTTTGAGCCCCAGCGGCACGACGATGGCTACCTCGAGGTCATCGGCTTTACCATGACCTCCCTG GCTGCGCTGCAGGTGGGCGGGCACGGCGAGCGGCTGACGCAGTGCCGAGAGGTGCTGCTCACCACGTCCAAAGCCATCCCGGTGCAGGTGGACGGTGAGCCCTGCAAGCTCGCAGCCTCGCGCATCCGCATTGCCCTGCGCAACCAGGCCACCATGGTGCAGAAGGCCAAGCGGCGGAGCGCCGCCCCCCTGCACAGCGA CCAGCAGCCGGTGCCGGAGCAGCTGCGAGTCCAGGTGAGCAGGGTCAGCATGCACGACTACGAGGCCCTGCACTACGACAAGGAGCAGCTCAAAGAGGCTT CTGTGCCGCTGGGTACTGTGGTGGTCCCAGGAGACAGCGACCTGGAGCTGTGCCGCGCTCACATCGAGAGGCTCCGGCAG GAGCCCGAAGGTGCTGGAGCCAAGTCCCCGATGTGCCAGAAACTGTCCCCCAAGTGGTGCTTCCTCGATG CCACCACTGCCAGCCGCTTCTACAGAATCGACAGGGCCCAG GAACACCTCAACTACGTGACCGAGATCGCACAGGACGAGATTTATATCCTGGACCCTGAGCTGCTGGGGGCATCTGCCCGTCctgacctccccacccccacgtcccctctccccacctcgcCCTGCTCCCCCACATCCCG GTCACTGCCAGGGGACGCTGCGCCCCCTACAG GTGAAGAGCTCATCGAGGCTGCAAAGAGGAACGATTTCTGTAAG ctccaGGAGCTGCACCGAGCTGGGGGTGACCTTATGCACCGTGATGAGCGGAGCCGCACGCTCCTGCACCACGCGGTCAGCACCGGCAGCAAGGAAGTGGTCCGCTACCTGCTGGAGCACG CGCCCACTGAGATCCTTGATGCCGTGGAGGAAAA CGGGGAGACCTGCCTGCACCAGGCGGCAGCCCTGGGCCAGCGCACCATCTGCCACTACATCGTGGAGGCCGGGGCCTCGCTCATGAAGACTGACCAGCAG GGTGACACTCCCCGGCAGAGAGCGGAGAAGGCTCAGGACACGGAACTGGCGGCGTACCTGGAAAACCGGCAGCATTACCAGATGATCCAGCGGGAGGACCAGGAGACAGCGGTGTGA
- the DGKZ gene encoding diacylglycerol kinase zeta isoform X8, translating into MAEGPGGGGPRGDGAGGGRAAEEEVVRRRCRRGQEAEAPRDRAAGPPVEERFGQMHLRKQVSYRKAITKSGLQHLAPPPPAPGAPCSEPERQIRSTVDWSESATYGEHIWFETNVSGDFCYVGEQYCVAKMLKSVSRRKCAACKIVVHTPCIEQLEKINFRCKPSFRESGSRNVREPTFVRHHWVHRRRQDGKCRHCGKGFQQKFTFHSKEIVAISCSWCKQAYHSKVSCFMLQQIEEPCSLGVHAAVVIPPTWILRARRPQNTLKASKKKKRASFKRKSSKKGPEEGRWRPFIIRPTPSPLMKPLLVFVNPKSGGNQGAKIIQSFLWYLNPRQVFDLSQGGPREALEMYRRVHNLRILACGGDGTVGWILSTLDQLRLKPPPPVAILPLGTGNDLARTLNWGGGYTDEPVSKILSHVEEGNVVQLDRWDLHAEPNPEAGPEERDEGATDQLPLDVFNNYFSLGFDAHVTLEFHESREANPEKFNSRFRNKMFYAGTAFSDFLMGSSKDLAKHIRVVCDGTDLTPKIQDLKPQCIVFLNIPRYCAGTMPWGHPGEHHDFEPQRHDDGYLEVIGFTMTSLAALQVGGHGERLTQCREVLLTTSKAIPVQVDGEPCKLAASRIRIALRNQATMVQKAKRRSAAPLHSDQQPVPEQLRVQVSRVSMHDYEALHYDKEQLKEASVPLGTVVVPGDSDLELCRAHIERLRQEPEGAGAKSPMCQKLSPKWCFLDATTASRFYRIDRAQEHLNYVTEIAQDEIYILDPELLGASARPDLPTPTSPLPTSPCSPTSRSLPGDAAPPTGEELIEAAKRNDFCKLQELHRAGGDLMHRDERSRTLLHHAVSTGSKEVVRYLLEHAPTEILDAVEENGETCLHQAAALGQRTICHYIVEAGASLMKTDQQGDTPRQRAEKAQDTELAAYLENRQHYQMIQREDQETAV; encoded by the exons ATGGCCGAGGGGCCGGGCGGCGGAGGGCCCCGCGGGGACGGGGCTGGTGGCGGCCGGGCGGCCGAGGAGGAGGTGGTGCGAAGGCGCTGCCGGCGAGGCCAGGAGGCCGAGGCACCCCGGGACCGGGCCGCCGGACCCCCTGTGGAGGAGCGGTTCGGCCAGATGCACCTACGGAAACAGGTGTCTTACAG GAAAGCCATCACCAAGTCGGGCCTCCAGCACCTGGcaccccctcctcctgctcctggggCCCCGTGCAGCGAGCCTGAGCGGCAGATCCGGAGCACCGTGGACTGGAGT GAGTCAGCGACGTATGGGGAACACATCTGGTTTGAGACCAACGTGTCCGGGGACTTCTGCTACGTCGGAGAGCAGTACTGCGTCGCCAAGATGCTG AAATCAGTGTCCCGGAGAAAGTGTGCAGCCTGCAAGATTGTGGTCCACACACCCTGCATTGAGCAGCTCGAGAAG ATAAATTTCCGCTGTAAGCCATCCTTCCGTGAATCGGGCTCCAGGAACGTCCGTGAG CCAACCTTCGTGCGGCACCACTGGGTACACCGGCGACGCCAGGACGGCAAGTGTCGGCACTGCGGGAAG GGCTTCCAGCAGAAGTTCACCTTCCACAGCAAGGAGATCGTGGCCATCAGCTGCTCCTGGTGCAAGCAAGCA tacCACAGCAAGGTGTCCTGCTTCATGCTGCAGCAGATCGAGGAGCCGTGCTCCCTGGGGGTCCACGCCGCTGTGGTCATCCCCCCCACCTGGATCCTCCGGGCCCGCAGGCCCCAG AACACCCTCAAAGccagcaagaagaaaaaaagagcatcCTTCAAGAGGAAGTCTAGCAAGAAAGGGCCTGAG GAGGGCCGCTGGAGACCCTTCATCATCAGGCCTACCCCGTCCCCCCTCATGAAGCCCCTGCTGGTGTTCGTGAACCCCAAGAGTGGGGGCAACCAG GGCGCCAAGATCATCCAGTCCTTCCTCTGGTATCTGAATCCCCGGCAAGTCTTTGACCTGAGCCAGGGGGGCCCCAGGGAGGC GCTGGAGATGTATCGCCGAGTGCACAACCTGCGGATCCTGGCCTGCGGGGGTGACGGCACG GTCGGCTGGATCCTCTCCACGCTGGACCAGCTGCGCTTGAAGCCGCCGCCGCCAGTCGCCATCCTGCCCCTGGGCACTGGCAATGACTTGGCCCGCACCCTCAACTGGGGCGGG ggCTACACTGACGAGCCTGTGTCCAAGATCCTGTCCCACGTGGAGGAGGGCAACGTGGTACAGCTGGACCGCTGGGACCTCCATGCGGAGCCCAACCCCGAGGCGGGGCCCGAGGAGCGAGATGAGGGGGCCACCGACCAG CTGCCTCTGGATGTCTTCAACAACTACTTCAGCCTGGGCTTTGACGCCCACGTCACCCTGGAGTTCCACGAGTCTCGAG AGGCCAACCCGGAGAAGTTCAACAGCCGCTTCCGGAATAAGATGTTCTACGCCGGG ACAGCCTTCTCTGACTTCCTGATGGGCAGCTCCAAGGACTTGGCCAAGCACATCCGCGTGGTG TGTGATGGGACTGACCTGACCCCCAAGATTCAGGACCTGAAACCCCAGTGCATTGTTTTCTTGAACATCCCCag GTACTGCGCGGGCACCATGCCCTGGGGCCACCCTGGGGAGCACCATGACTTTGAGCCCCAGCGGCACGACGATGGCTACCTCGAGGTCATCGGCTTTACCATGACCTCCCTG GCTGCGCTGCAGGTGGGCGGGCACGGCGAGCGGCTGACGCAGTGCCGAGAGGTGCTGCTCACCACGTCCAAAGCCATCCCGGTGCAGGTGGACGGTGAGCCCTGCAAGCTCGCAGCCTCGCGCATCCGCATTGCCCTGCGCAACCAGGCCACCATGGTGCAGAAGGCCAAGCGGCGGAGCGCCGCCCCCCTGCACAGCGA CCAGCAGCCGGTGCCGGAGCAGCTGCGAGTCCAGGTGAGCAGGGTCAGCATGCACGACTACGAGGCCCTGCACTACGACAAGGAGCAGCTCAAAGAGGCTT CTGTGCCGCTGGGTACTGTGGTGGTCCCAGGAGACAGCGACCTGGAGCTGTGCCGCGCTCACATCGAGAGGCTCCGGCAG GAGCCCGAAGGTGCTGGAGCCAAGTCCCCGATGTGCCAGAAACTGTCCCCCAAGTGGTGCTTCCTCGATG CCACCACTGCCAGCCGCTTCTACAGAATCGACAGGGCCCAG GAACACCTCAACTACGTGACCGAGATCGCACAGGACGAGATTTATATCCTGGACCCTGAGCTGCTGGGGGCATCTGCCCGTCctgacctccccacccccacgtcccctctccccacctcgcCCTGCTCCCCCACATCCCG GTCACTGCCAGGGGACGCTGCGCCCCCTACAG GTGAAGAGCTCATCGAGGCTGCAAAGAGGAACGATTTCTGTAAG ctccaGGAGCTGCACCGAGCTGGGGGTGACCTTATGCACCGTGATGAGCGGAGCCGCACGCTCCTGCACCACGCGGTCAGCACCGGCAGCAAGGAAGTGGTCCGCTACCTGCTGGAGCACG CGCCCACTGAGATCCTTGATGCCGTGGAGGAAAA CGGGGAGACCTGCCTGCACCAGGCGGCAGCCCTGGGCCAGCGCACCATCTGCCACTACATCGTGGAGGCCGGGGCCTCGCTCATGAAGACTGACCAGCAG GGTGACACTCCCCGGCAGAGAGCGGAGAAGGCTCAGGACACGGAACTGGCGGCGTACCTGGAAAACCGGCAGCATTACCAGATGATCCAGCGGGAGGACCAGGAGACAGCGGTGTGA